Genomic segment of Malus domestica chromosome 15, GDT2T_hap1:
AGGTAACGGTTGCATTTGCCAGTGGTCCGTCGGATGAGCTTGCGTCGAGAGCAACAATATAGCTGGAAGAACTGAAGACCAGAGGATGCACTCCAATGTTTCATGGCAGTCttcaatcttttttttctttttttaatttatttttaaattaaataaaaaaggagAACATGAGTAGATTAATAACCATGTAGCAAAGTTCTGAATATTGTTTATAGATCAAGCCATCATAATCTCGTTCACAATAACAGAGCGTGCTTTGCACTTAGCCTCCAATGGCACGGCTTTAGGCATTGTGAATCCCTTACCTTCAGCCATATCAATCTCCTTTTCATTAACTCTCTTCCACTCAAAGCATTGGATCAACGACCCCAAAGTCAACCCCACCATACGTTTCGCTAGGCCCTCCCCAGGGCAAGCCCTTCTTCCCAGTCCGAACGGCATCAGGTTGTGTGACGAGTCCTCACCATTCTCAAATCTCTCGGGTTTGAAGCTTTCAGGATCATCCCACAACATTGGGTCTCTATGGATGGCCCATGCATTGATCAATACCATTGTGTCACGTGGCACGTTGAATCTCTCAATCATGCAGTCATCTGATGAAAAATGTGGTAGTAGCAATGGAGCTGCAGGGTATAATCGGAGGGTCTCGGAGATGATACTTTGCAGATAGGGTAGTTTAGAGATATCCGGTTCGTCCACTAAGCGTTCAGTTCCAAGTTGAGCATCAAGTTCAGCTCTAGCTTTCTTTAACACGAGGGGATGGTTGAGGAGATTGGACATGGCCCATTCTAGTGTCACTGCTGATGTATCAGTACCCGCCATTATTATGACCTAAAAATTACTTTTGAGTTAATATTATGAATTGTAAAGAAATAAGACTTGTCTTCTTTAATTTCTAAAACACTAAACCCAGCTGTTGTAAGCTATGATGGGTGGAAAAATGTAGGCGATTGCTTGTTTGAGAGGGGATTCGCACAGCTTGGATATGCAATTCATGATTGATTAGTTGTTATCCATGTACATCAAACGAATTATTATTTTCAAACCAACCAAGTGCTTTATATCAAATGTGTCACCCATTATATATTACCAGTCAAAACCAACTACCTACTTATCTtttattcacttatattatTGTGACTTCAGATACTCTAATCGGATTTATAAGATATCTTGAAATGGAatgtaattttatgtttttggttGGCCGGAAAACAATTCAATAGAGAGATGTAAATGTAATATATTCATCTTGCCCCAAAAATGTAAATATAAACCTAAATTTACATCTTTTTTGCATCTTTTGGTGTTGGGTCTCGCCAATCAAAGTGAAAATGGATCTTAAATTTACATTTCTGCATTGGAGATGCTCAAAGAAATCCAGAAATTGTATTTCTGAAGGTCATTGGCAGGAGTTTGTGAAAAAGAAAAGTATATGTAATCCAatacatacttaaaaaaatCAGGAATTAAATGAATAAAATCAATATTCAATCTAACACTaggtttttattgaattttcatcttctttaaggattaaagttcaaaaactcTAAAAAGTAATGGGaattttggaaaaataaccaaatttcGGATCCTAAATAGAATTCTAATcaccattttaaatttttaataattataaccaaaagttgATATGAAAATACTAATACACACTTAAAATaaagttttctaaaaaaaaaaaaaccaaaaaacaaaaggctCAACTGTCTTTTACCGCCATCTTTGTCCTTTCTAGACGATAATCCAAAGCCACATAAACCCAACCCAAGCACAGCCAACCATGGCGTGCAGCACGatccctctctcttcctcctcctctttctctttTATACTCTCACACACAACCTTCGTTTAGTTTCGAACCCCCAAAATTTTTTCAACCTCCTCCACATGAAGACGACTCTCACTCTCAGTCTCAGTTAGCTTCCTCCTCTGCTCTCTAATTTCTGATTTTCAACTACAACGATGTAATCTTTGAGTTCAAGCACTTGCACCACCAAGCTTACAATGAGGCCTTCGCTCACTTCAGTGTCTGCTGCCCTTCCTCAACATCTCAGCCCCTCAATTGGGACCTCTACTTCCAAGATCAACTCCAGAACCAAATCGTTGGTGAAAAGCCCAAAATGTGATGGTcccttctctttttctctcattttctccaaaggttgaactttggattttgttttcttctatgattgaattggggttttgggttgttTAAGGAACTTCAAGGAGAACGAGTGGCTTTGAACTTATTCAATTCTACTTCGAATCTCCTGATCTTAATTGAATCTTGCTTTGTTTAATTTCCATTGatgactttttttgttttttggtttttttgagAAAACTTTATTTGAAGGGTGTATTAGTACTTTTATATcaacttttggttataattattataaatttaaaaaggtGGCTAGAATTCTACTTAGGGTCCAaaatttggttagttttccaaatttcccaaaaataatatatgagACGGCCATTAAAGTAGTAAACACTAACCTGTATAATCCCCTTGATAATTTGGTCAGTGTAATACTCAGGTTGTGATCCCTGCAGAGTAAGCAAATGGTCAATCATAGTACTAGTAGTTCCACCCTTCTTGCTCCTGCGCTCATCGATGAGACCTTGGAAAAACTTATTGGTCCTCTTGCCCAACTTCATGGCCCTCCTCTCATACGAGTCGCtcccaacccaattcaagatcggCAAAAAATCTGCCGGGTTGGCCGCTCCACTTTGAGCAAAAGCCTCCTTCATAATCTCTCTGAACTGCCTCGCCTGCTCTTTCTCCACCGACACATCCTCGCCGTAGTACCTCTTCCCCGCCACCATCCTCATTATAGTGTTAAAGGTCAACTCATGGAACATAGAATTCAACGGCACCGTTGCGAAATCTTCACTTGCGTTTTGTGAAAGTTTATGTAGTAGCTGTTTGATTTCGTCCTTTCTGATGTTCGAAAATGTGTTCAGTCGAGCGGTGGAGAATATCTCGATGGCGCCAATGCGGCGGAGGTTGCGCCAGTGATCGCCGTATTGGGACGTTGCCATGGTGGTGTTGTTGTAGGCTAAGTGCTTGCCTAGGATAAAGCTAGGACGGTTTGCTAGAACGATGTCGTTGGTGGTGAAACATTCTTGTGCGGCCGACGAGGATGAGACTATGACCACGCGCTGCGAGCCAAACCAGAGTGAGAAAATGGGGCCGTGCTTTTGTGAGAGGCGGTGGAGGGTTCGATGGATTGGGATTTTTAGGAGATGGAGATGGCCGATTAGTGGAAGAGAAAGTGGACTTGGTGGGAGGTTTTTGTAACGGCGTCGTTTTGTTTGGAGCAGGAAGTTGAAGGTGAAGAGGATGGAGATAATGGAGAGGAATGTGTATAACAAGATCTGTTGTTCCATAGTTTGCTTGTGAAGTTGAGATGGATGTGATCAGTGGGTGGTTTACAGTGAGTGGTGGAGATGTGGTACTTATAGATGGAGGAGGTGTGCGATGCAGCGACAGTAGTGATCCATGCTTAGTTTTTTTAGCAGTTTAGAGCTCAATGTTCAGGTACCATATGTTTTCTGGAGATCATTTTTATCTTgataagggaaataaatttggaattttgataAACGTCAAAATTTAGAAATTGACATGCATGAATTCCcttatttggattcataaatatagaaatttaaaattttcttgtggaaaaaaaacttggaatttggaacatccaattcccaagtttaaatttcatgtatttgtcatttcccaatttctaggATTTAgagtttaaaaacaacaaattatgtatttaattacatttttcttttaggttaaccaaacaagaaaatccacaaattatagaaaataaaattccgtcattttaaaattccttagtaatctcaAATTTCTTCGTGTGTTTATAGTATTATAGAACATAATTACTGGAGCCGTTTTCTTCTCTGTGCCTATTTTCCACTCGTCTCTATCTAGATTTATTGTCACAACTGACTTTACATTGTGTATCTTGGACATTGACATTTTGGACTTGAGTGTACATTGTAAGTGAACGACATTTCAAGGTGATTGTCACACTGCGTATTTAATTCAAACTAACATTTGTATTTGTTCAGATAGCACGTTTCGAAATGTTATTGGTTTGGATTATACAATCAAGATAATTGACTCTTTATTTTAACTTCAAATAGAAAGATAAAAATTCAATGAGCAAGATAATGAGACATCAATAATTGGTTAGTCTGAGGTCCTAAATTTGCCTATCATATATGACAAATTTGATATCACTTCATGGCAAATTTATTGTTTGGCTTAGCTCAATATTTTACTCTTTAGTTAAAATTttgttgtataaaaaataaaaccaaggACATATCCATTCTTCGTTGTGTATGTTTGTAACTTGAGAGTTAGTTCAACAAGCCTCTTATACAGACGAATTCTTGAGCATATAACGTCTCAATCTAATAATACATTAATGTGTTGAAATTAcacaaattattaatttattaaactAAAACGACACAGACGAATTCTTGAGCATATAACGTCTCAATCTAATAATACATTAATGTGTTGAAATTAcacaaattattaatttattaaactAAAACGACACAATTACACaagttattaatttattaaaataaaacgaCACAATAACAATCAACTCGTTCCAAAAGTTTCTCCCAATTCAAAATGTTTGCGTGTCGTGGATCGTCTTTCCCTTTCATCGTCGACTTGTAGTGGTGCATAGGTCAGGGAATGCGTAAGCGCACTGCCTACATGCACCATGTACATATGGAACAAAAGCAAAGAAAGGCCCCACTCGCTCTACTTGACTTAAAGGACAAAGGAACTCGCCAAAAACCAATTGTATTCATCTTCTAACTAAAACAACCATATAGCCGGACGGAAGACAAGAACTCGAATCTCAAGTATAAAGCAAATATGTATTTTTCATGTACCATACTCAGTactattttttcaaatttacttaccaaaaaatatacatatatgtatttttCATGTCTCATACtcgtactatttttttttaccaaaaaatatagttcgagtattattttaatttagttatatatattttcCATGTACCATActtgttttgtatttttctaACTATGATCTATCCAATAAATAATGGTTACCTAATGagttgattttttcttttaaaaatgggACAATTAGTGGCAAGCCATGGTTATGCACATTTTTCGGGCCCTAAGAGGCTAAGGGAAATTTCACCCTGCCAATGACCACATTCAAGAAGATTCACAATCTTAGAGCACTGAACCCGAGACCTcccatatgttttttttttttttttttttttgtttatagccGCAATCCGTACCCATATCATTGAGCCAATTTGTAGGATGGGCCACGAATCGAATCGAGGTCAAGAGACTAGACCTGATTTAGGCTTTTCTGTTGGGCAGTCCTCGTCGGCCCATTTATTAATGGCGAGGAATAGACTGGGCTCGAGGCCTATGAAGTGGTGCTCAAGTGGATCTAATAATCCAGGTGGCAGAATCTCAGTGGCTGGGTCGTCAGACCCAAGAATACAAATAATGTTGAAAGGTTTTACGTTATCCAAAGcattaataaaatacaataaataaataaatacaaacgAACCGAGAGAAAATCtcacaacaaaattaaaaaaacaaaaaaggaaaaatggaaAATCGTTGCTCCCCtgccctttcttcttctttctgacTTGGGTTTCCAGAGCCGCTCCAAACTCTGCAAAACCGATAAATCCCTACCCATTTGCCATTgcaatctctctccctctctctctctctctctctctctctcattgaaACTGGGCCGCACGATTTGCGGACCTCTCATCACAGCCATTGAAGCCGGCGACTTCTGCGACGATGACCTCCATCACCTCCGTCGAGTTGAATTTCCTAGTCTTTCGTTACCTTCAGGAATCAGGTATGCTTCACTTTGCAAACCCTCAATCGACCTTTCGAATTTATTTCCCTAATTTTCTGTTCCCGTTTTTAATTGTATTGTCATTCTAGGGTTTCTGGGAATTTGGGTGTGCTGTACAGATTATAAGGGTGTCTTTATCAATTGCTGTTACATGTTTTCTATTATAACTTAATTAGGGTTGAGAACTATAATTTTGGGAATAAGTTTGCAAATTGGCTTCCTATTTTCCGGCGTCGAGAGGGCATGAGATTATGGATCAGAAAACAGTAGTGGGTATACTTTTTTGTTGTGTAATTCTCCTTTTGAATGCTCGAGTTgagtaatttttttcttataatcaaattattttagtttggttagccataaatttaattaaattttaatgtttaacTGAATGCGATTTGTACCTGCATGATATGGTGATATAAGATTTTATATTGGTTCGGATTTGATGCACAATCAATACACAAAGCGATTGGAAGTTTTTGTATACGTAGTAGATTATTTAGCATCATATAAAAGCAGTCGAATCGATGTTGTGGAGTGATCTTATGGGGTTCTGTACACAAACCAGTTGCATGCATACACTCTACGGTTGTTATCAAAGTGAGAAACGTGAATGATCTTCCAACTCAATCGAAGATTGAATTGGTGAACCCATTTCTTTTTCTCTAAGTTTCTTGTTATATTACTTCTGCAGGCTTCACACACTCAGCTTTTGCTTTAGGATATGAGGCCGGTATCAACAAATGCACAATAGATGGAAATTTGGTTCCACCTGGTGCCCTCATTACATTTATACAAAAAGGACTTCAGTACTTGGAGATGGAAGCTAACTTGAGTAATGTTAGtattcttgttcttgttttttggATTATCGAATAACTGgtaatttttgttttggaaCTTGCACAGGATTGCACATCTTAGAATATATGTTAACCAGCTGTTGTTTTAAGCTTGCCAGAGTGATGCAGATTTGGATGAAGATTTCTCATTTTTACAACCTTTAGATCTTATCACGAAGGATGTAAATCAACTAAGGCAAATGATTACAGAGAAAAGGAAGAATTCACAGatggacaaagacaaagataaagAGCACGAGTCTTAtcaaaagaaagataaagaTAAGGAGCTTGAAAAAGAACATGACGGAGAACGTGCACGagtaagagagaaagaaagaaaagaaagggagAAGGATTTCGAAAAGGATAGAGAGAGGATAGAAAAGAATAAGGAGCGAGAAAAGCAGCGTGAGGACCGCAATGACA
This window contains:
- the LOC114821502 gene encoding cytochrome P450 81Q32-like encodes the protein MEQQILLYTFLSIISILFTFNFLLQTKRRRYKNLPPSPLSLPLIGHLHLLKIPIHRTLHRLSQKHGPIFSLWFGSQRVVIVSSSSAAQECFTTNDIVLANRPSFILGKHLAYNNTTMATSQYGDHWRNLRRIGAIEIFSTARLNTFSNIRKDEIKQLLHKLSQNASEDFATVPLNSMFHELTFNTIMRMVAGKRYYGEDVSVEKEQARQFREIMKEAFAQSGAANPADFLPILNWVGSDSYERRAMKLGKRTNKFFQGLIDERRSKKGGTTSTMIDHLLTLQGSQPEYYTDQIIKGIIQVIIMAGTDTSAVTLEWAMSNLLNHPLVLKKARAELDAQLGTERLVDEPDISKLPYLQSIISETLRLYPAAPLLLPHFSSDDCMIERFNVPRDTMVLINAWAIHRDPMLWDDPESFKPERFENGEDSSHNLMPFGLGRRACPGEGLAKRMVGLTLGSLIQCFEWKRVNEKEIDMAEGKGFTMPKAVPLEAKCKARSVIVNEIMMA